Proteins encoded in a region of the Pigmentiphaga litoralis genome:
- a CDS encoding NAD-dependent epimerase/dehydratase family protein — MTVSSIAEDDFKHILEHGEGVWEALRGKSIFLTGATGFVGKWMLEALCRANDIYGLGVKATLLTRRPSAFTTEAPHLARHAAIELLEGDVRTFPADGLPSFDYIVHAATDVSADASPAAHLDVFDVNLTGTRRVLDLARRGGCEGLLLTSSGAVYGSVPPDMSLTPETYLGGPDPMRLASAYGLGKKSSEWMATAYDSAYDIPVKIARIYALVGPYLAIDKHFAIGNFIKNKLASEPIVIQGDGTPFRSYLYAADLALWLWTILVKGKRAEAYNVGSDMPISLGDLAARVAKASGAVVPVHIRQTPSPAAPAQQYAPDITKARDDLGLAVRVSLDDAIERTLAWHRAGGTRAA; from the coding sequence GTGACTGTCAGCAGCATCGCGGAAGACGATTTCAAGCACATCCTGGAGCATGGTGAAGGGGTGTGGGAAGCGCTGAGGGGCAAGTCCATCTTCCTCACCGGCGCAACCGGCTTCGTCGGCAAGTGGATGCTTGAAGCGCTTTGCCGGGCGAACGATATTTACGGCCTCGGGGTGAAAGCCACCCTGCTGACGCGTCGGCCTTCGGCCTTCACGACTGAAGCGCCGCACCTTGCCCGGCATGCTGCCATCGAACTGCTTGAGGGTGACGTCCGCACCTTTCCGGCTGACGGGCTTCCCTCATTCGACTACATCGTTCACGCTGCCACGGACGTGTCCGCGGACGCAAGTCCAGCAGCGCATCTCGACGTGTTCGACGTAAACCTGACGGGCACTCGCCGCGTCCTCGACCTGGCGCGGCGAGGAGGCTGCGAGGGACTGCTACTGACAAGTTCCGGCGCGGTCTACGGCAGCGTTCCTCCGGACATGAGCCTGACGCCGGAAACCTACCTGGGCGGCCCTGATCCGATGCGGCTCGCGTCGGCTTATGGACTCGGAAAAAAGAGTTCGGAGTGGATGGCAACCGCTTACGACAGCGCTTACGACATTCCTGTAAAGATCGCCCGGATCTACGCCCTTGTCGGACCCTACCTTGCGATCGACAAGCACTTTGCCATTGGCAATTTCATCAAGAACAAACTGGCATCCGAACCTATCGTGATCCAGGGGGACGGTACTCCTTTCAGATCCTACTTGTACGCAGCCGATCTGGCGTTGTGGCTCTGGACCATCCTTGTCAAAGGCAAGCGTGCCGAGGCCTACAACGTGGGGTCCGACATGCCGATTTCCTTGGGGGATCTGGCGGCTCGGGTCGCGAAGGCGAGCGGAGCCGTTGTACCTGTCCACATCCGGCAGACTCCGTCTCCTGCAGCACCGGCGCAGCAATACGCGCCTGACATCACGAAAGCACGCGATGACCTGGGTCTGGCGGTCCGTGTCTCGCTCGATGATGCGATTGAAAGAACACTTGCCTGGCATCGCGCAGGTGGCACGCGTGCCGCCTGA
- a CDS encoding transketolase, whose translation MADFDPKRIRRTILDMAYSGKTVHIGCAFSIVELLAVLYRTHLRFPDDNPRHEHRDYMVLSKGHGVMAQYACLGEKGWLSDEALHNYFKNGSALKGLADTHIPGVEVTSGSLGHGLSVGTGLALAAKLSKTDQKCFAIVGDGEINEGPIWEAALFATHFKLDNLVVIVDANGFQAMGTTDEVMALGNIESKFAAFGFDAVTIDGHDEDSIDETVRKLCDTQNGRPKALIAQTVKGKGVSFMEHDNIWHYTRLNETTYADAIAELGAAA comes from the coding sequence ATGGCTGATTTCGATCCAAAGCGCATTCGAAGAACCATTCTGGACATGGCCTACTCGGGCAAGACGGTCCATATTGGTTGCGCGTTCTCCATCGTCGAATTGCTAGCGGTTCTTTATAGAACGCACCTTCGATTTCCGGATGACAATCCCCGGCACGAACACCGGGATTACATGGTGCTGAGCAAGGGGCATGGCGTCATGGCTCAGTACGCATGCCTTGGTGAAAAGGGCTGGCTGAGTGACGAAGCCCTGCACAATTATTTCAAGAACGGCAGTGCGCTGAAAGGCCTTGCCGATACGCACATCCCGGGCGTCGAAGTGACGTCGGGCTCACTGGGCCATGGGTTGTCGGTCGGCACCGGGCTTGCACTTGCTGCGAAGCTCTCGAAAACCGATCAGAAGTGCTTTGCAATTGTCGGCGACGGAGAAATCAATGAAGGCCCGATCTGGGAAGCTGCGTTGTTCGCCACCCACTTCAAGCTCGACAATCTGGTCGTCATCGTCGATGCCAATGGCTTTCAGGCAATGGGTACGACCGACGAGGTCATGGCACTCGGCAACATCGAATCGAAGTTTGCCGCGTTCGGGTTTGACGCAGTAACGATCGACGGCCACGACGAGGACAGCATCGACGAGACGGTGCGCAAGCTGTGCGACACCCAGAATGGCCGTCCGAAGGCATTGATTGCGCAGACAGTCAAAGGCAAGGGGGTGTCCTTCATGGAACATGACAACATCTGGCATTACACGCGCCTTAACGAGACGACGTATGCCGACGCCATCGCGGAACTGGGGGCTGCAGCATGA